A genomic segment from Sulfitobacter mediterraneus encodes:
- the regB gene encoding sensor histidine kinase RegB, whose amino-acid sequence MTQANIRPLTARTRANWIRLRTMILLRWVAITGQLIAITVAQLVYGLQLELGFCYLAIGASVIGNLVATLVFPENKRLSERENLLMVMFDLLQLGFLLFLTGGLNNPFSLLVLGPVTISATALSLRSTVVLCSTAIILVTGLAVFHLPLTSQNGDILRLPGLFIFGQWTALIIAIVFTSAYSRRVTTEVHSMGDALSATQMALAREQKLTDLGGVIAAAAHELGTPLATIKLTSVELMNDLADHPDLADDAALIRDQADRCRDILRDMGSAGKDDLHLHKAPLETVVLEAAEPHMNRGKEVLIDQAFTAAQRKSQPLILRKPEIVHGLRNLVQNAVDFASERVWVSADWTDETVTVRIIDDGPGFPPYLLGRIGDPFMRRRSPEKNKSARPEYEGMGLGLFIAKTLLERSGATLRFANGSDDRKAGDRTGAVVEVTWPRRTLNTRDHEQPLGQNPLITS is encoded by the coding sequence ATGACGCAGGCGAATATCAGACCCCTCACCGCGCGCACGCGGGCCAACTGGATCCGTCTGCGCACAATGATCCTGCTGCGCTGGGTTGCGATCACTGGCCAATTGATCGCCATCACCGTGGCCCAGCTGGTTTATGGGCTGCAACTGGAACTGGGGTTCTGCTACCTTGCCATCGGCGCATCGGTAATCGGGAATCTGGTCGCGACGCTGGTGTTTCCGGAAAACAAGCGCCTGTCCGAACGCGAAAACCTGTTGATGGTCATGTTCGATCTGTTGCAATTGGGATTCTTGCTGTTCCTGACCGGCGGTTTGAACAATCCTTTCTCTCTTTTGGTTTTGGGGCCAGTGACCATTTCGGCCACCGCGCTTAGCCTGCGATCCACCGTGGTGCTGTGTTCCACAGCCATTATTCTGGTCACTGGGCTGGCGGTCTTTCACCTTCCGCTCACCAGCCAAAACGGGGACATCCTGCGCCTTCCGGGCCTGTTCATTTTTGGTCAATGGACCGCCTTGATCATCGCCATTGTGTTTACCAGCGCCTATTCGCGGCGCGTCACGACCGAGGTTCACTCGATGGGGGATGCCCTTTCGGCCACGCAAATGGCCCTGGCACGGGAACAAAAGCTGACCGATCTGGGCGGCGTCATCGCCGCCGCCGCGCATGAGCTTGGCACACCGCTTGCGACGATCAAACTCACCAGTGTCGAATTGATGAATGACCTGGCTGACCATCCTGACCTTGCCGATGACGCAGCCCTGATCCGCGATCAGGCAGACAGATGCCGCGACATTCTGCGCGATATGGGAAGTGCGGGAAAAGATGATTTGCACCTGCACAAAGCGCCACTTGAGACGGTGGTTCTGGAGGCGGCAGAGCCGCATATGAACCGGGGCAAGGAGGTGTTGATAGATCAGGCCTTCACTGCCGCCCAGCGCAAAAGCCAGCCCTTGATCCTGCGCAAACCCGAGATTGTACACGGGCTGCGCAATCTTGTGCAAAACGCCGTTGATTTCGCAAGCGAACGGGTGTGGGTCAGCGCCGATTGGACCGATGAAACCGTCACCGTGCGCATTATTGACGACGGTCCGGGCTTTCCACCGTATCTTCTGGGCCGGATTGGCGATCCGTTCATGCGCCGCCGTTCACCCGAAAAGAACAAATCCGCAAGACCGGAATACGAAGGCATGGGGCTGGGCCTTTTCATCGCAAAAACCTTGCTGGAGCGGTCAGGTGCGACGCTGCGGTTTGCGAATGGCAGTGACGACCGCAAAGCGGGGGATCGCACTGGCGCCGTGGTCGAGGTGACATGGCCGCGCCGGACCCTCAACACCCGCGACCATGAGCAGCCATTGGGGCAAAACCCTCTAATCACTTCATAA
- a CDS encoding SCO family protein has translation MNRTIAISAAAAAAALLLGTYFITSGTKSDDKFAQCRSAAVAGELGGPFELVNAQGQTVTDKDVITEPTLIYFGYTYCPDVCPLDVDRNASAIEILEERGTMVTPVFISIDPARDTPEVVGEFAEVMHPRMIGLTGSAEQVKAASMAYRTYYKAHEAVDDEYLVDHSTFSYLVMPEEGFVEYFRRETTPEQMADQIGCFVDQL, from the coding sequence ATGAACCGCACGATCGCTATTTCAGCCGCCGCAGCCGCCGCCGCGCTTTTGCTGGGCACCTATTTTATTACTTCGGGAACCAAGAGCGACGATAAATTTGCCCAATGCCGGTCTGCTGCAGTCGCCGGAGAGTTGGGCGGCCCGTTCGAGTTGGTCAACGCCCAAGGTCAGACAGTCACCGACAAAGACGTGATTACAGAGCCAACATTGATCTATTTCGGGTATACCTACTGCCCCGATGTTTGCCCGCTTGATGTGGACCGCAACGCCAGCGCCATCGAGATCCTTGAAGAGCGCGGAACGATGGTGACACCGGTTTTCATCTCCATTGACCCTGCCCGCGACACACCTGAGGTGGTTGGTGAATTTGCCGAAGTCATGCATCCGCGTATGATCGGGCTCACTGGCTCTGCCGAGCAGGTCAAAGCGGCCAGCATGGCCTATCGCACCTACTACAAGGCGCATGAGGCAGTGGATGACGAATATTTGGTGGACCACTCGACCTTTAGTTATCTGGTGATGCCTGAAGAAGGGTTTGTCGAGTATTTCCGCCGCGAAACCACGCCCGAACAGATGGCAGACCAGATTGGGTGTTTTGTCGATCAACTCTGA
- a CDS encoding ActR/PrrA/RegA family redox response regulator transcription factor → MQDTPNIGADKSLLLVDDDEPFLRRLAKAMEKRGFEVETADSVAAGKAIATARPPAYAVIDLRLEDGNGLDVVEVLRERREDCRVVVLTGYGAIATAVAAVKIGATDYLSKPADANDITNALLVPEGDMPPPPDNPMSADRVRWEHIQRVYELCDRNVSETARRLNMHRRTLQRILAKRSPR, encoded by the coding sequence ATGCAAGACACCCCAAATATCGGCGCGGACAAGTCACTATTGCTTGTGGATGATGATGAGCCGTTTCTGCGCCGATTGGCCAAGGCAATGGAAAAACGCGGCTTTGAAGTTGAGACCGCGGACAGTGTTGCCGCCGGCAAGGCCATCGCAACCGCGCGTCCGCCAGCCTATGCGGTGATTGATCTGCGGCTCGAAGATGGCAATGGCCTCGACGTGGTGGAGGTGCTGCGCGAACGCCGTGAAGATTGTCGGGTGGTTGTGCTGACGGGGTACGGTGCGATCGCCACGGCTGTTGCTGCGGTCAAGATCGGCGCGACGGATTATCTGTCCAAACCTGCGGACGCCAATGACATCACCAATGCGCTTTTGGTGCCTGAAGGGGACATGCCGCCGCCGCCCGACAACCCAATGAGCGCGGACCGCGTGCGTTGGGAACATATTCAGCGCGTGTACGAGCTGTGTGATCGCAATGTGTCCGAAACAGCGCGGCGGTTGAACATGCACCGCCGCACACTTCAGCGGATTTTGGCAAAGCGTTCACCGAGATAG
- a CDS encoding GNAT family N-acetyltransferase: MINVRVAARLDARPMADLLNEIIREGGTTAFTNEVTRDTLLGWFAQAPDQSVWHVAENAKGALLGFQSIEPKAKLPAAACDIATFVQVGQTGLGIGSKLFEATRKAAVALNYEWINATIRADNSGGLAYYQSRGFEDYARHPNVLLGNGMYVDRISKRYNL, from the coding sequence TTGATAAATGTGCGTGTTGCGGCGCGGCTGGACGCACGTCCAATGGCGGATTTGCTGAACGAGATCATCCGCGAAGGGGGCACCACGGCCTTTACCAACGAAGTGACGCGCGACACTTTGCTCGGCTGGTTTGCCCAAGCCCCCGATCAATCCGTTTGGCATGTGGCAGAAAACGCCAAGGGCGCGTTACTTGGTTTTCAGTCGATTGAACCCAAGGCGAAACTGCCCGCAGCGGCCTGCGACATCGCGACCTTCGTTCAGGTCGGGCAAACCGGGCTTGGCATCGGGTCAAAACTGTTTGAAGCGACCCGCAAAGCGGCTGTTGCGCTGAATTATGAATGGATCAATGCGACCATCCGTGCCGACAACAGCGGCGGTCTTGCGTATTACCAAAGCCGCGGTTTCGAAGACTATGCACGCCACCCCAATGTATTGCTGGGCAACGGCATGTATGTCGACCGCATCAGCAAGCGGTACAATCTTTGA
- a CDS encoding HD domain-containing protein has translation MAQQPRAWQRMLSGRRLDLLDPTPVDIEIEDIAHGLAFVARWNGQTMGDYAYSVAEHSLLVETIFGRINPKAPAKWRLAALLHDAPEYVIGDMISPVKAAVGPGYGALDDRLTAAIHLRFGLPAAIPASAKKQIKRADKISAWMEATQIAGFSEAEASKFFGRPDAALIADLRIILRPPLEVRTEFTARHAQLLREMT, from the coding sequence ATGGCGCAACAACCCCGTGCATGGCAGCGGATGCTGTCCGGTCGCAGGCTTGATCTGCTGGACCCGACCCCGGTGGATATCGAGATTGAAGACATTGCGCATGGGCTGGCCTTTGTGGCCCGCTGGAACGGTCAGACCATGGGCGATTATGCCTACTCCGTCGCGGAACATTCGCTTTTGGTCGAAACGATCTTTGGCCGGATCAACCCCAAGGCGCCAGCCAAATGGCGGCTTGCCGCGCTTTTGCATGATGCGCCAGAATATGTGATCGGCGATATGATTTCTCCGGTTAAGGCAGCGGTTGGGCCCGGCTACGGCGCATTGGATGACCGATTGACGGCGGCAATTCATCTGCGGTTTGGCTTGCCTGCTGCGATTCCGGCCAGCGCCAAAAAACAAATCAAACGCGCCGATAAAATCAGTGCCTGGATGGAAGCAACCCAGATTGCGGGTTTTTCCGAAGCAGAGGCCAGCAAGTTTTTCGGGCGCCCCGACGCGGCGCTGATCGCGGATCTACGGATCATCCTGAGACCCCCCCTTGAAGTACGTACAGAATTTACCGCACGCCATGCACAGTTGTTGAGAGAGATGACTTGA
- a CDS encoding S-adenosyl-L-homocysteine hydrolase, translating into MKPVFSISAVLIAIGLSAPVAAADTVCMPSGEMKASLIDWYGERPVSEPSENREQLWVSEQTGTWTLIKTLADGNACVLAQGEDWMAGANQDELIAALD; encoded by the coding sequence ATGAAACCCGTTTTTTCGATATCCGCTGTTTTGATTGCAATTGGACTGTCCGCCCCCGTCGCGGCGGCCGATACCGTCTGCATGCCATCGGGAGAGATGAAAGCCTCTCTGATCGATTGGTACGGCGAAAGGCCTGTCTCAGAACCAAGCGAAAACCGGGAGCAATTGTGGGTTTCCGAGCAAACCGGCACATGGACGTTGATTAAAACGCTGGCGGACGGGAATGCCTGCGTTCTGGCCCAGGGCGAAGATTGGATGGCCGGCGCAAATCAGGATGAACTGATTGCTGCGCTTGACTAA
- the ahcY gene encoding adenosylhomocysteinase, with product MAEDYIVKDITLAAYGRKELDIAETEMPGLMALRDEYGESKPLKGSRIVGSLHMTIQTAVLIETLVALGADVRWASCNIFSTQDHAAAAIAESGVPVFAIKGQTLVEHWDYLDRSFLFPDGPNLILDDGGDATLYILLGARVENGEDDLIAIPKSEEEEAIFAQIKKRMAASPGWFTKMRDQIVGVSEETTTGVHRLYELVRDGQLPFPAINVNDSVTKSKFDNKYGCKESLVDGIRRATDTMMAGKVAVVMGYGDVGKGSAASLRGAGARVKVTEVDPICALQAAMDGFEVVLLEDVVGSADIFITTTGNKDVIRIEHMREMKDMAIVGNIGHFDNEIQVAALKNHKWTNIKEQVDMIEMPNGNRLILLSEGRLLNLGNATGHPSFVMSASFTNQVLAQIELWTKGDNYKNDVYILPKHLDEKVARLHLDRIGVKLSKLDPEQAAYIGVSPDGPFKPEHYRY from the coding sequence ATGGCCGAAGATTATATCGTCAAAGACATCACCCTTGCCGCCTATGGGCGTAAGGAACTGGATATCGCAGAAACCGAAATGCCCGGCCTGATGGCGCTGCGCGATGAATACGGGGAAAGCAAACCTCTGAAGGGGTCGCGCATCGTTGGATCGTTGCACATGACCATCCAGACCGCTGTTTTGATTGAAACGCTTGTGGCGCTGGGCGCCGATGTGCGCTGGGCCTCCTGCAATATCTTCTCCACGCAGGACCATGCCGCGGCTGCCATTGCTGAATCTGGCGTGCCAGTTTTTGCGATAAAGGGTCAAACACTTGTAGAGCATTGGGATTATCTGGACCGTTCCTTCCTGTTCCCCGATGGACCGAACCTGATTTTGGATGATGGCGGCGATGCGACGTTGTACATCTTGTTGGGGGCACGTGTGGAGAATGGCGAAGACGATCTGATCGCCATCCCGAAATCCGAAGAAGAAGAAGCGATCTTTGCCCAGATCAAGAAACGCATGGCGGCCAGCCCCGGTTGGTTCACCAAAATGCGTGATCAGATTGTTGGCGTGTCCGAAGAAACCACAACAGGTGTTCACCGCCTGTATGAACTGGTCCGCGACGGGCAATTGCCCTTCCCGGCGATCAACGTGAACGATTCTGTGACCAAGTCGAAGTTCGACAACAAATATGGCTGTAAGGAATCTCTGGTCGACGGTATCCGCCGCGCCACTGACACGATGATGGCGGGCAAAGTCGCAGTCGTTATGGGCTACGGCGACGTTGGTAAAGGCTCAGCCGCCTCGCTGCGCGGCGCAGGCGCCCGTGTCAAAGTCACCGAAGTTGATCCAATCTGTGCGTTGCAAGCGGCAATGGACGGCTTTGAAGTTGTCCTGCTCGAAGATGTCGTCGGTTCGGCAGATATCTTCATCACCACCACCGGCAACAAAGACGTGATCCGCATCGAGCACATGCGCGAAATGAAGGACATGGCGATTGTCGGCAACATTGGCCACTTCGACAACGAAATTCAGGTTGCCGCACTGAAAAACCACAAATGGACCAACATCAAGGAACAGGTGGACATGATCGAGATGCCAAACGGCAACCGGTTGATCCTTCTGTCCGAAGGGCGTTTGCTGAACCTTGGCAACGCCACGGGCCACCCGTCCTTTGTCATGTCTGCCTCTTTTACCAATCAGGTGTTGGCGCAGATCGAGCTGTGGACCAAGGGCGACAACTACAAGAACGACGTTTACATCCTGCCCAAGCATCTGGACGAAAAGGTCGCACGCCTTCATCTTGACCGGATCGGCGTGAAGCTGAGCAAGCTGGATCCGGAGCAAGCTGCCTACATCGGCGTCAGCCCGGATGGCCCGTTCAAGCCAGAGCACTACCGCTACTGA